The genome window CGAACCTGCTGCCCAGCCTTCCCGCCAACGACACTCCCATCCGGGGGTTTTACCAGGTCGGAGACACGTCATACGCCGCACAGGGATGGCCGGGCGTCGTCATGGGCGCCATGAATCTCACAAGGCTGATCGATGCGTAACATCGAACTCGAAATCACCCGTAACGACTGGCTCAGCGTTTTGCTCATCGGCGTGTCGTTTTCAACCCTCTTGTCGGTATTCGGGTACTATCTTTTGGGTCTTTCGGCATTGGACGGAGCCATCTTCGGCGTGCTGCTGGGTTTTTTCATCACCACCTTTTCGATGATTTTCATCTCTTCGATGAACCGTTATATCCTCCCTTTTCTCAGCCGTGAATGGTGGAACGGGATCGCCGCTTTTTTCTCCTTTCTCTCAGGGTTCCTGGGAACGCTCAGCACCTATTACGCCCTGCAGCACAACGCACTGGCCACGGTCGCCCTTTTCTCCGTCCATCCGTACGAAATGGCGTCGATTATCGGAGTGCTGACGTATCTCATGGGAGCGCTGATGTACCGTTTCGTGAAAACCCGCAACGAAAAGGAGCAGATCGACCGTCTTTTCGTCAACAGCCGTGTCCGCTCCCTCGAAACCCAGCTCAATCCCCATTTTCTCTACAATGCCCTCAATTCGCTGGCCGAACTGATACACCAGGATCCCGACAAAGCCGAAGCTACGGTTCTGAAAATTTCCACCTTCCTCCGCAACACGATGACCGAAACCCCTCTGATATCGCTCGAGCAGGAACTCAAAAACGTCCGTGACTACATCGATCTCGAAAACCTCCGCTTTTCGGGGCTGATCGACCTTCAGATCCGAAGCGACGAATCGCTTAAACGGTGGGCCGTCCCGAAATTTTCCATTCAGCTGTTGTGCGAAAACGCCATCAAACACGGCATGCGCGGCAGCCGTTCCCCTTTTTCGCTCAGTATCGACTGCTCCGCCGACGAATTTCTCCGGATCCGCGTCGCCAACAGCGGCAAGCCCATCACTTCCCCCGAATACGGCATCGGTCTTTCGAATCTGCGCGAACGGCTGGCCTACCTGTGCCACGGTGAACTGAAAATCGTCAGCTTCGACCCGCCGGTTTATCTCATCACTCTCAAGGAACCTCATGAAATTTCTGATCGTTGACGACGAACCCCTGGCGATTGCCCGCCTCACCCGGCTGCTCGGGTCACTCGGATATACGTCGATCGCCTCAGCGTCCAACGGTGCCGAAGCGCTGGGACTGGTGGCGTCACGCGAATTCGACATTGCGTTTCTGGACGTTTCCATGACCGGAATGGACGGGATCGAGCTGGGGCACATCCTGCGCGAACGGCACGAGGGCCTGGCCATCATCTACCAGACCGCCCATGAAACCTTTGCGCTGCAGGCCTTCGGCGTCGGTGCGGTGGA of Sulfuricurvum sp. IAE1 contains these proteins:
- a CDS encoding sensor histidine kinase, whose product is MRNIELEITRNDWLSVLLIGVSFSTLLSVFGYYLLGLSALDGAIFGVLLGFFITTFSMIFISSMNRYILPFLSREWWNGIAAFFSFLSGFLGTLSTYYALQHNALATVALFSVHPYEMASIIGVLTYLMGALMYRFVKTRNEKEQIDRLFVNSRVRSLETQLNPHFLYNALNSLAELIHQDPDKAEATVLKISTFLRNTMTETPLISLEQELKNVRDYIDLENLRFSGLIDLQIRSDESLKRWAVPKFSIQLLCENAIKHGMRGSRSPFSLSIDCSADEFLRIRVANSGKPITSPEYGIGLSNLRERLAYLCHGELKIVSFDPPVYLITLKEPHEISDR